A region of the Bacillales bacterium genome:
CCGCGCTCGGATCGAAGAAATTTCCGCCGAACAAGCGGTCGAAAAACAGCAAGAACAAGCCGATCGTCAATGCCGGGAAGGCAAACAAGATGAGAACGGAAGTAATGAAAATCGACCACGTAAACATCGGCAAGCGCATCCAAGTCAAGCCGGGGGCGCGCATGTTAACAATCGTTACGAGGAAGTTGATGCCTCCCATTAACGTTCCAGCACCGGCGATCTGCAGGCCGAGGACGTAAAAATCCATACCGAGCCCTTCATAAATATCGGAAAGCGGTGCGTAAGCGGTCCATCCGGCCGCAGGTGCGCCGCCGAGAAACCAGCTGCAGTTTAACAGCACTCCGCCGAAAAAGAACATCCAAAAACTAACGGCGTTCATGAACGGAAACGCTACGTCGCGAGCACCGATCTGCAACGGAACGATCGCATTCATTAAGCCGAAGATGGCCGGCATGACGGCGAGAAAGATCATCGTCGTTCCATGCATGGTAACAATTTGATTGTAAATCTCCCCGCTCAGAAAATCGTTTTCCGGAACGGCTAACTGAACACGGATTAAAATAGCCTCGATCCCGCCAAACAAGAAGAAAAGGAATCCGCTCATCAAATATAAAATTCCGATTTTCTTATGATCAACGGTGGTGATCCAATCCATGAACCAATTGTTTTTGTATCGAGGCAAATGTTCTGCCGTAGAAGACAAGTTGTTCAACCTCCTTTATTGCTGAGGGAGTTCAATTCCCGTTTTTTGTTGCATTAAGTATTCCGCGAGCGCATCCGCCTGTTGTTCCGTCAACTTCGCGCCGGAACCGTCGGAAAAGGACGGCATTAAAATGTCCGCCTTGTACTTCGGAGCGTTCAAAATCCAATTTTTCAAGTTTTTCTTATTGTACTCAAGAATCCCGGAGATCATTGTCCGTTCTCCGTAAGCGGCCAAGTTGGGCCCGACATTTCCCCCGTTTTTGCCGATCGCGTGGCACCGCAAACATTGCTGTTTGAAGATCTTGCGGCCTTGTTTCGCTTCGGCCGTTTTCGGCTCATCGGCGCCTTTCTTCATTTCTTTCTTCCACGCTTCAAACTTGTCAGGACTTAAAGCAACGACCGAAAAATCCATGAGAGCATGGGAAGCGCCGCAAAGTTCCGCACATTGACCGAGATACACGCCTTCTTTCGGAACTTCGAACCACATGCGGTTCACCAATCCGGGATTGGCATCTTGTTTCCCAAACAACGTCGGTACCCAGAAAGAGTGAATCACGTCTTTCGAGGTCAATTCCACGTAAACTTTCTTACCTGTCGGCACGTACAAATCAGTGGCCGTCTGGATGCCGAGATCCGGGTATTCG
Encoded here:
- the coxB gene encoding cytochrome c oxidase subunit II gives rise to the protein MKLISRFGRFAPLVLAFLLILSGCNTNSSALNPVGKNAKMQADLMLLSLGIMLLVILAVMVIFFYVIIRFRKRKDDDSIPEQVEGNTKLEIIWTVIPIILIIIIAIPTVYQVFVLADDRPSASEIDKENAIRIKVTAHQYWWQFEYPDLGIQTATDLYVPTGKKVYVELTSKDVIHSFWVPTLFGKQDANPGLVNRMWFEVPKEGVYLGQCAELCGASHALMDFSVVALSPDKFEAWKKEMKKGADEPKTAEAKQGRKIFKQQCLRCHAIGKNGGNVGPNLAAYGERTMISGILEYNKKNLKNWILNAPKYKADILMPSFSDGSGAKLTEQQADALAEYLMQQKTGIELPQQ